A window from Corynebacterium accolens encodes these proteins:
- the dnaE gene encoding DNA polymerase III subunit alpha, translating into MAKNSSFVHLHNHTEFSMLDGMAKVDMLADEVVKQNMPAVGMTDHGNMYGSDAFYKRMTSAGVKPIIGIEAYMAPESRFNKKRVLWGTPDQKRDDVSASGAYLHQTMIAENATGLRNLFTLSSLASYEGQLGKWPRMDAELIAEHADGIIATTGCPSGDVQTRLRLGQFNEALEAAAMWQDIYGKDNFFLELMDHGLDIEKRTRDGLLEIGRKLDLPPLVTNDCHYVLESQAPAHEAMLCVQTGKTFMDPDRFKFGGTGYYIKSAAQMRDTWDDLIPDGCDNTLWIAERVQDYSEVWEEHTHDRMPIADVPEGHTPTSWLTHEVMEGLQRRFPGRDVPEEYIERAKYEISVIEMKGYPSYFLIVAELIKYARSVGIRVGPGRGSAAGXLVAXALTITNIDPLEHDLLFERFLNPERPSAPDIDIDFDDRRRGEMITYAAERWGEDKVAQVITFGTVKTKQAIKDSAKVHFGQPGFQMADRINGALPPAIMAKDIPLRGITDPDHERYSEAAEVRQMVESDPDVKKIYDTARGLEGVVRQAGVHACAVIMASVRLMDHIPMWKRPADGAYITGWDYPACEAIGLLKMDFLGLRNLTVIGDAIENIKRNRGEEVQLEQLHADDPKVSKVYDLLSRGDTLGVFQLDSGGMQELLKRMKPTGFKDIVASLALYRPGPMGVNAHWDYADRKNGRKEITPIHPELEEPLKEILDETYGLIVYQEQIMRISQKVANYTAGEADGFRKAMGKKKPEVLAQQYDKFWGGMQENGYSKSAMDALWGTIEPFASYAFNKSHAAGYGLVSFWTAYLKAYYAPEYMAALLTSVGDKKDKSAIYLSDCRHLGINVLPPSVNESEEDFQAVGEDIRFGMGAIRNVGSEVVESIIASRKAKGAFTSFSDYLDKIDLAACSKRVTEALIKAGAFDDFQQPRKGLMLIHEDAVDAVQTTKKAADKGQFDLFAGFGGGDDASSEGAFAIDVPDDSWDRKHELALEREMLGLYVSGHPLDGFEEALAAQTNTPLTKILNDEVHNGQELIIGGIISGVDRRFSKRDGSPWAIVTVEDHNGAQVEILVFNKVYSLAAPHIVEDNIILARVNVKVRDERRSLFCSDIRVPELGPGGGASLPLRLTMRTDQCTMENIARLKQVLVKNHGESDVYLELVEGDQSTTMVLGEHLRVERSGNLMGDLKATMGAGILG; encoded by the coding sequence ATGGCCAAAAACTCCTCCTTCGTCCACCTGCATAACCATACCGAGTTCTCCATGCTGGACGGCATGGCCAAGGTCGATATGTTGGCTGATGAGGTGGTCAAGCAAAACATGCCCGCCGTGGGCATGACAGACCACGGCAATATGTATGGATCCGATGCCTTTTATAAGCGCATGACCAGCGCCGGGGTTAAACCCATCATCGGCATCGAGGCCTACATGGCCCCGGAATCGCGCTTTAATAAAAAGCGCGTGCTGTGGGGCACCCCCGACCAAAAGCGCGACGATGTCTCCGCCTCGGGCGCGTACTTGCACCAGACGATGATCGCGGAAAACGCCACCGGGCTGCGCAACCTGTTCACCTTGTCCTCGCTCGCCTCCTACGAAGGCCAGCTGGGAAAGTGGCCGCGCATGGATGCAGAGCTCATCGCCGAGCATGCCGATGGCATCATCGCCACCACCGGCTGCCCATCCGGCGATGTGCAGACCCGCCTGCGCCTCGGTCAATTCAACGAGGCCCTCGAGGCCGCGGCGATGTGGCAAGACATCTATGGCAAGGACAACTTCTTCTTGGAGTTGATGGACCATGGGCTGGACATCGAAAAGCGCACGCGCGATGGGCTGCTCGAAATCGGCCGCAAGCTGGACCTGCCGCCGCTGGTGACCAATGACTGCCACTACGTGTTGGAGTCCCAGGCGCCGGCGCACGAGGCCATGCTGTGCGTGCAGACCGGTAAGACGTTCATGGACCCGGACCGCTTCAAGTTCGGCGGTACCGGCTACTACATCAAGTCCGCCGCGCAGATGCGCGATACCTGGGATGACCTGATTCCCGATGGCTGCGATAACACCCTGTGGATTGCCGAGCGCGTGCAAGACTACAGCGAGGTGTGGGAGGAACACACCCACGACCGCATGCCCATTGCCGATGTCCCCGAGGGCCACACCCCCACCTCCTGGCTGACCCACGAGGTGATGGAGGGGCTGCAGCGGCGGTTCCCCGGGCGCGATGTGCCGGAGGAGTATATCGAGCGCGCCAAGTACGAGATTTCCGTGATTGAGATGAAGGGCTACCCGTCCTACTTCCTCATCGTGGCGGAGCTTATTAAGTATGCGCGTTCGGTGGGCATTCGTGTTGGGCCCGGCCGTGGTTCTGCGGCGGGKGSGCTCGTGGCTTWTGCACTGACCATTACCAATATCGATCCGCTGGAACATGACCTGCTCTTCGAGCGCTTTTTGAACCCCGAGCGCCCGTCCGCGCCCGATATCGATATCGACTTCGACGATCGCCGCCGCGGCGAGATGATTACCTATGCCGCCGAGCGCTGGGGCGAGGACAAGGTTGCCCAGGTCATTACCTTCGGCACGGTGAAAACCAAGCAGGCCATCAAGGACTCCGCCAAGGTGCACTTTGGCCAGCCCGGCTTCCAGATGGCTGACCGCATCAACGGCGCACTGCCGCCGGCGATTATGGCGAAGGATATTCCGTTGCGGGGCATTACTGACCCCGACCACGAGCGCTATTCCGAGGCCGCCGAGGTCCGCCAGATGGTGGAATCCGACCCGGATGTGAAAAAGATTTATGACACCGCGCGCGGCTTGGAGGGCGTTGTTCGCCAGGCTGGTGTGCACGCCTGTGCTGTGATTATGGCCTCGGTGCGGTTGATGGACCACATCCCGATGTGGAAGCGGCCTGCCGATGGCGCCTATATCACCGGCTGGGATTACCCCGCCTGCGAGGCCATTGGCCTGCTGAAGATGGACTTTCTGGGCCTGCGCAACCTCACCGTTATCGGCGATGCCATCGAAAACATCAAGCGCAACCGTGGCGAAGAAGTGCAGCTCGAGCAGCTGCATGCCGATGACCCCAAGGTCTCCAAGGTCTATGACCTGCTCTCGCGCGGGGATACCTTGGGCGTGTTCCAGCTGGACTCCGGCGGTATGCAGGAGTTGCTCAAGCGCATGAAGCCTACCGGCTTCAAAGACATCGTGGCCTCCTTGGCCCTGTACCGTCCTGGCCCGATGGGCGTCAACGCCCACTGGGATTATGCCGACCGCAAGAACGGGCGTAAGGAAATCACCCCGATCCACCCTGAACTCGAGGAACCGCTGAAGGAAATCCTGGATGAGACGTATGGTCTCATCGTCTACCAGGAGCAGATCATGCGTATCTCGCAGAAGGTGGCGAACTACACCGCCGGCGAGGCAGATGGCTTCCGTAAGGCGATGGGTAAGAAAAAGCCCGAGGTCCTGGCCCAGCAATACGATAAATTCTGGGGCGGCATGCAAGAAAATGGCTACTCTAAATCCGCCATGGATGCGCTGTGGGGGACCATCGAGCCCTTCGCGTCGTACGCGTTTAACAAGTCCCACGCCGCAGGCTACGGGTTGGTCTCGTTCTGGACGGCCTACCTCAAGGCCTACTACGCGCCGGAATATATGGCTGCGCTGTTGACCTCTGTGGGCGATAAGAAGGATAAGTCCGCCATCTACTTGTCGGACTGCCGCCACTTGGGCATTAACGTTTTGCCGCCCTCGGTCAATGAGTCCGAGGAGGACTTCCAAGCTGTGGGCGAGGATATTCGCTTCGGCATGGGCGCTATCCGCAACGTGGGCTCTGAAGTGGTCGAATCCATCATTGCCTCGCGCAAGGCAAAGGGGGCGTTTACGTCCTTTAGCGATTACCTCGACAAGATCGATTTGGCAGCGTGTTCCAAGCGCGTGACCGAGGCGCTGATCAAGGCCGGTGCCTTTGATGATTTCCAGCAGCCGCGCAAGGGGCTGATGCTTATTCACGAGGACGCCGTTGATGCCGTGCAGACCACCAAGAAGGCGGCGGATAAGGGGCAATTCGACCTCTTTGCCGGATTCGGCGGTGGCGACGATGCCTCCTCTGAAGGCGCCTTTGCCATTGATGTTCCGGACGACTCGTGGGATCGCAAGCACGAGTTGGCACTCGAGCGAGAGATGCTGGGTCTCTACGTTTCTGGCCACCCACTTGATGGTTTCGAAGAGGCCCTAGCTGCGCAGACCAATACTCCGCTGACCAAGATCCTCAACGACGAGGTACACAATGGCCAAGAACTCATCATCGGCGGCATCATCTCCGGTGTGGACCGCCGCTTTTCTAAGCGCGATGGTTCCCCGTGGGCGATTGTCACGGTAGAAGACCACAACGGCGCGCAGGTAGAGATCTTGGTGTTCAATAAGGTCTATTCGCTGGCGGCGCCGCATATTGTGGAAGACAACATTATCTTGGCGCGCGTCAACGTGAAGGTGCGCGATGAGCGCCGGTCGCTGTTTTGTTCCGATATTCGCGTTCCCGAGCTGGGTCCAGGCGGTGGCGCGAGCCTGCCGCTGCGCCTGACCATGCGCACGGACCAGTGCACGATGGAAAATATCGCCCGACTCAAGCAGGTCTTGGTTAAAAACCACGGTGAGTCCGATGTCTATCTTGAGCTTGTCGAGGGCGACCAATCCACCACCATGGTCCTCGGTGAGCACCTCCGCGTGGAACG